The following are encoded together in the Peromyscus leucopus breed LL Stock chromosome 1, UCI_PerLeu_2.1, whole genome shotgun sequence genome:
- the LOC114683925 gene encoding sialic acid-binding Ig-like lectin 5 — MTVGYRLDENISFHVDTRQPITPTGDFSTEEVEDCILLSRDMLRRENMTYMLYVGLEDQKGTVLREDIGLSISDLTQKPELHIPEYSVPREPMTLTCIIQDPCQEPKALFLSWKGPAMSSSMRVSINPSSELPIAPKPEDQDTTLRCYLNLSLDNLTSRKAVKLQLVSPARLLNYSCLLKRTLACSCSFHGIPTPFVQWWIGGTPVSVNSIDSILHMTSTTLEPWTNSTIHLMWEPEIIRRLRCEGKNQYGVHASRIFLIPDKSSIASVFLRGLIQGIVYGTIASSLFFFFLVVLIMKMFNWWGEIQACKNREEKPVSGGAKTVEI; from the exons ATGACTGTGGGCTACAGGCTTGATGAAAACATCAGCTTCCATGTAGATACCAGACAGCCCATAACCCCCACAGGTGATTTCTCCACAGAAGAGGTGGAAGACTGCATCCTGCTGAGCCGTGACATGCTCAGAAGGGAGAACATGACCTACATGCTCTATGTAGGTCTGGAAGATCAGAAAGGCACTGTCCTGAGAGAGGACATCGGACTCTCCATATCAG aCCTGACCCAAAAGCCAGAGCTTCACATCCCAGAATACAGCGTGCCTAGAGAGCCTATGACTTTGACCTGTATCATCCAAGACCCCTGCCAAGAGCCCAAGGCCCTTTTTCTCTCCTGGAAGGGACCTGCCATGTCTTCCAGCATGCGTGTCTCCATCAATCCCTCTTCAGAGCTGCCCATTGCCCcgaagcctgaggaccaggacaCTACCCTCAGATGCTACTTAAATCTATCCCTAGATAACCTGACCAGCAGGAAAGCGGTCAAGCTACAACTGGTCT CACCTGCTAGGCTGCTCAACTACTCCTGTTTGCTGAAGAGGACACTAGCATGTAGTTGCTCCTTCCATGGGATCCCCACACCTTTTGTGCAGTGGTGGATTGGAGGAACCCCTGTGAGTGTGAATAGCATAGATTCCATCCTGCACATGACCTCCACCACACTGGAACCCTGGACCAACAGCACCATTCACCTCATGTGGGAACCAGAAATCATTAGGAGACTTCGTTGTGAGGGGAAGAACCAATATGGAGTCCATGCTTCCAGAATCTTCCTGATACCAG ATAAAAGCTCCATTGCCAGTGTCTTCCTGAGAGGGCTAATCCAGGGCATTGTGTATGGGACCATAGcatcttctttattcttcttcttccttgttgTACTAAT